One window from the genome of Anopheles merus strain MAF chromosome 3R, AmerM5.1, whole genome shotgun sequence encodes:
- the LOC121597660 gene encoding galactosylgalactosylxylosylprotein 3-beta-glucuronosyltransferase S isoform X2: MGGPRTSIFLRQKKFQFVLVAAVVVFLIVLFPNLYDSDKKHETEETNVLTRLDLPRRSKKGFPHKDYEKEYPLLLENEQLVICYESNVDSRKALYAATTLSDVTDEPSTTQRNHRQQAPQQQPQQVNGTEPVIYFVTPTYPRREQIAEIIRLGQTLMHVPRLHWIVADDTNSCSEVLNSHIRKFGIPYTQLASPMPTMYRGRKNAPRGVANRRAALNWIRQNQKKTGVLYFGDDDNTFDLKLFSEIRYTKKVSMFPVGLIGDYGISSPIVRNGRVEGFFDSWPAKRKWPVDMAGFAVSLEYLALSPNATMPFKAGYEEDEFLKSIGLKLEDIEPKARNCTEILVWHTQTKSSKSPTVRISMDRQKLDKLNLGALLRRLESMGVNHISESEGTTAQAIVNGSVKPFSFWFS, from the exons AAAAAGCACGAAACCGAGGAAACGAATGTCCTTACGCGGTTAGATCTGCCACGGAGGAGCAAAAAAGGGTTTCCACACAAag ACTACGAAAAGGAGTATCCATTGCTGTTGGAAAACGAGCAGCTAGTAATTTGCTACGAAAGCAATGTGGACTCGCGAAAGGCGCTGTACGCTGCCACCACCCTATCCGATGTCACGGACGAACCGAGCACTACGCAACGAAACCATCGCCAGCAAGCTCCtcaacagcagccgcagcaggtCAATGGTACGGAGCCGGTGATATACTTTGTGACGCCGACCTACCCCAGGCGCGAGCAGATCGCGGAAATAATTCGCCTCGGCCAGACGCTGATGCACGTGCCGCGGTTGCACTGGATCGTGGCGGACGACACGAATAGTTGCAGCGAAGTGCTAAACAGTCACATTAGGAAATTCG GCATACCCTACACGCAGCTCGCCAGCCCCATGCCGACGATGTACCGGGGACGGAAGAATGCACCCCGCGGTGTCGCCAATCGCCGGGCGGCCCTAAATTGGATCCGGCAAAATCAGAAGAAAACGGGCGTCCTGTACTTTGGCGACGACGACAACACGTTCGATCTGAAGCTGTTCAGCGAGATTCGGTACACGAAGAAAGTGTCCATGTTTCCGGTCGGTCTGATTGGGGACTACGGTATCAGTTCACCCATCGTGCGAAAC GGTCGCGTGGAGGGTTTCTTCGACTCGTGGCCCGCCAAGCGCAAGTGGCCGGTTGATATGGCCGGTTTCGCGGTCAGTCTCGAGTACCTGGCACTCAGCCCGAACGCAACGATGCCGTTCAAGGCCGGCTACGAGGAGGACGAGTTTCTGAAGAGCATCGGGCTGAAGCTGGAAGACATCGAACCGAAGGCGCGGAACTGTACGGAAATACTCGTGTGGCACACGCAGACGAAGAGCAGCAAATCGCCAACCGTACGAATCTCAATGGATAGGCAGAAGCTAGATAAGCTGAATCTTGGCGCACTGCTGCGGCGGCTGGAAAGCATGGGAGTGAATCATATCAGCGAATCGGAAG GCACCACTGCGCAGGCCATCGTGAATGGCAGTGTGAAGCCGTTTTCGTTCTGGTTTAGCTAA
- the LOC121597660 gene encoding galactosylgalactosylxylosylprotein 3-beta-glucuronosyltransferase S isoform X1, with amino-acid sequence MGGPRTSIFLRQKKFQFVLVAAVVVFLIVLFPNLYDSDKKHETEETNVLTRLDLPRRSKKGFPHKEDYEKEYPLLLENEQLVICYESNVDSRKALYAATTLSDVTDEPSTTQRNHRQQAPQQQPQQVNGTEPVIYFVTPTYPRREQIAEIIRLGQTLMHVPRLHWIVADDTNSCSEVLNSHIRKFGIPYTQLASPMPTMYRGRKNAPRGVANRRAALNWIRQNQKKTGVLYFGDDDNTFDLKLFSEIRYTKKVSMFPVGLIGDYGISSPIVRNGRVEGFFDSWPAKRKWPVDMAGFAVSLEYLALSPNATMPFKAGYEEDEFLKSIGLKLEDIEPKARNCTEILVWHTQTKSSKSPTVRISMDRQKLDKLNLGALLRRLESMGVNHISESEGTTAQAIVNGSVKPFSFWFS; translated from the exons AAAAAGCACGAAACCGAGGAAACGAATGTCCTTACGCGGTTAGATCTGCCACGGAGGAGCAAAAAAGGGTTTCCACACAAag AAGACTACGAAAAGGAGTATCCATTGCTGTTGGAAAACGAGCAGCTAGTAATTTGCTACGAAAGCAATGTGGACTCGCGAAAGGCGCTGTACGCTGCCACCACCCTATCCGATGTCACGGACGAACCGAGCACTACGCAACGAAACCATCGCCAGCAAGCTCCtcaacagcagccgcagcaggtCAATGGTACGGAGCCGGTGATATACTTTGTGACGCCGACCTACCCCAGGCGCGAGCAGATCGCGGAAATAATTCGCCTCGGCCAGACGCTGATGCACGTGCCGCGGTTGCACTGGATCGTGGCGGACGACACGAATAGTTGCAGCGAAGTGCTAAACAGTCACATTAGGAAATTCG GCATACCCTACACGCAGCTCGCCAGCCCCATGCCGACGATGTACCGGGGACGGAAGAATGCACCCCGCGGTGTCGCCAATCGCCGGGCGGCCCTAAATTGGATCCGGCAAAATCAGAAGAAAACGGGCGTCCTGTACTTTGGCGACGACGACAACACGTTCGATCTGAAGCTGTTCAGCGAGATTCGGTACACGAAGAAAGTGTCCATGTTTCCGGTCGGTCTGATTGGGGACTACGGTATCAGTTCACCCATCGTGCGAAAC GGTCGCGTGGAGGGTTTCTTCGACTCGTGGCCCGCCAAGCGCAAGTGGCCGGTTGATATGGCCGGTTTCGCGGTCAGTCTCGAGTACCTGGCACTCAGCCCGAACGCAACGATGCCGTTCAAGGCCGGCTACGAGGAGGACGAGTTTCTGAAGAGCATCGGGCTGAAGCTGGAAGACATCGAACCGAAGGCGCGGAACTGTACGGAAATACTCGTGTGGCACACGCAGACGAAGAGCAGCAAATCGCCAACCGTACGAATCTCAATGGATAGGCAGAAGCTAGATAAGCTGAATCTTGGCGCACTGCTGCGGCGGCTGGAAAGCATGGGAGTGAATCATATCAGCGAATCGGAAG GCACCACTGCGCAGGCCATCGTGAATGGCAGTGTGAAGCCGTTTTCGTTCTGGTTTAGCTAA
- the LOC121597660 gene encoding galactosylgalactosylxylosylprotein 3-beta-glucuronosyltransferase S isoform X3 has translation MGGPRTSIFLRQKKFQFVLVAAVVVFLIVLFPNLYDSEDYEKEYPLLLENEQLVICYESNVDSRKALYAATTLSDVTDEPSTTQRNHRQQAPQQQPQQVNGTEPVIYFVTPTYPRREQIAEIIRLGQTLMHVPRLHWIVADDTNSCSEVLNSHIRKFGIPYTQLASPMPTMYRGRKNAPRGVANRRAALNWIRQNQKKTGVLYFGDDDNTFDLKLFSEIRYTKKVSMFPVGLIGDYGISSPIVRNGRVEGFFDSWPAKRKWPVDMAGFAVSLEYLALSPNATMPFKAGYEEDEFLKSIGLKLEDIEPKARNCTEILVWHTQTKSSKSPTVRISMDRQKLDKLNLGALLRRLESMGVNHISESEGTTAQAIVNGSVKPFSFWFS, from the exons AAGACTACGAAAAGGAGTATCCATTGCTGTTGGAAAACGAGCAGCTAGTAATTTGCTACGAAAGCAATGTGGACTCGCGAAAGGCGCTGTACGCTGCCACCACCCTATCCGATGTCACGGACGAACCGAGCACTACGCAACGAAACCATCGCCAGCAAGCTCCtcaacagcagccgcagcaggtCAATGGTACGGAGCCGGTGATATACTTTGTGACGCCGACCTACCCCAGGCGCGAGCAGATCGCGGAAATAATTCGCCTCGGCCAGACGCTGATGCACGTGCCGCGGTTGCACTGGATCGTGGCGGACGACACGAATAGTTGCAGCGAAGTGCTAAACAGTCACATTAGGAAATTCG GCATACCCTACACGCAGCTCGCCAGCCCCATGCCGACGATGTACCGGGGACGGAAGAATGCACCCCGCGGTGTCGCCAATCGCCGGGCGGCCCTAAATTGGATCCGGCAAAATCAGAAGAAAACGGGCGTCCTGTACTTTGGCGACGACGACAACACGTTCGATCTGAAGCTGTTCAGCGAGATTCGGTACACGAAGAAAGTGTCCATGTTTCCGGTCGGTCTGATTGGGGACTACGGTATCAGTTCACCCATCGTGCGAAAC GGTCGCGTGGAGGGTTTCTTCGACTCGTGGCCCGCCAAGCGCAAGTGGCCGGTTGATATGGCCGGTTTCGCGGTCAGTCTCGAGTACCTGGCACTCAGCCCGAACGCAACGATGCCGTTCAAGGCCGGCTACGAGGAGGACGAGTTTCTGAAGAGCATCGGGCTGAAGCTGGAAGACATCGAACCGAAGGCGCGGAACTGTACGGAAATACTCGTGTGGCACACGCAGACGAAGAGCAGCAAATCGCCAACCGTACGAATCTCAATGGATAGGCAGAAGCTAGATAAGCTGAATCTTGGCGCACTGCTGCGGCGGCTGGAAAGCATGGGAGTGAATCATATCAGCGAATCGGAAG GCACCACTGCGCAGGCCATCGTGAATGGCAGTGTGAAGCCGTTTTCGTTCTGGTTTAGCTAA
- the LOC121597660 gene encoding galactosylgalactosylxylosylprotein 3-beta-glucuronosyltransferase S isoform X4, with amino-acid sequence MGGPRTSIFLRQKKFQFVLVAAVVVFLIVLFPNLYDSDYEKEYPLLLENEQLVICYESNVDSRKALYAATTLSDVTDEPSTTQRNHRQQAPQQQPQQVNGTEPVIYFVTPTYPRREQIAEIIRLGQTLMHVPRLHWIVADDTNSCSEVLNSHIRKFGIPYTQLASPMPTMYRGRKNAPRGVANRRAALNWIRQNQKKTGVLYFGDDDNTFDLKLFSEIRYTKKVSMFPVGLIGDYGISSPIVRNGRVEGFFDSWPAKRKWPVDMAGFAVSLEYLALSPNATMPFKAGYEEDEFLKSIGLKLEDIEPKARNCTEILVWHTQTKSSKSPTVRISMDRQKLDKLNLGALLRRLESMGVNHISESEGTTAQAIVNGSVKPFSFWFS; translated from the exons ACTACGAAAAGGAGTATCCATTGCTGTTGGAAAACGAGCAGCTAGTAATTTGCTACGAAAGCAATGTGGACTCGCGAAAGGCGCTGTACGCTGCCACCACCCTATCCGATGTCACGGACGAACCGAGCACTACGCAACGAAACCATCGCCAGCAAGCTCCtcaacagcagccgcagcaggtCAATGGTACGGAGCCGGTGATATACTTTGTGACGCCGACCTACCCCAGGCGCGAGCAGATCGCGGAAATAATTCGCCTCGGCCAGACGCTGATGCACGTGCCGCGGTTGCACTGGATCGTGGCGGACGACACGAATAGTTGCAGCGAAGTGCTAAACAGTCACATTAGGAAATTCG GCATACCCTACACGCAGCTCGCCAGCCCCATGCCGACGATGTACCGGGGACGGAAGAATGCACCCCGCGGTGTCGCCAATCGCCGGGCGGCCCTAAATTGGATCCGGCAAAATCAGAAGAAAACGGGCGTCCTGTACTTTGGCGACGACGACAACACGTTCGATCTGAAGCTGTTCAGCGAGATTCGGTACACGAAGAAAGTGTCCATGTTTCCGGTCGGTCTGATTGGGGACTACGGTATCAGTTCACCCATCGTGCGAAAC GGTCGCGTGGAGGGTTTCTTCGACTCGTGGCCCGCCAAGCGCAAGTGGCCGGTTGATATGGCCGGTTTCGCGGTCAGTCTCGAGTACCTGGCACTCAGCCCGAACGCAACGATGCCGTTCAAGGCCGGCTACGAGGAGGACGAGTTTCTGAAGAGCATCGGGCTGAAGCTGGAAGACATCGAACCGAAGGCGCGGAACTGTACGGAAATACTCGTGTGGCACACGCAGACGAAGAGCAGCAAATCGCCAACCGTACGAATCTCAATGGATAGGCAGAAGCTAGATAAGCTGAATCTTGGCGCACTGCTGCGGCGGCTGGAAAGCATGGGAGTGAATCATATCAGCGAATCGGAAG GCACCACTGCGCAGGCCATCGTGAATGGCAGTGTGAAGCCGTTTTCGTTCTGGTTTAGCTAA